CGCGGCAAGATCGCCACGTACAACGGGCACGTAAGGGCCATCGCGGACCGGTACGGCTGTCCGGTCCTCGACCTGTGGTCCCTGAAGACGATCCAGGACCGCCGCGCCTGGGACGGTGACCGCCTGCACCTCTCGCCCGAGGGCCACACCCGGGTCGCGCTGCGTGCCGGTCAGGTCCTCGGCCTCGAAGTGCCCGCGGATCCCGACCAGCCCTGGCCTCCGCTGCCGCCCCGCGGCACGCTCGAGGTCCGGCGCGACGACATCCACTGGGCGCGCGAGTACCTCGTCCCGTGGATCGGGCGCCGACTGCGCGGGGAGTCCTCCGGTGACCACGTGGCCGCCAAGGGCAGCCTCTCGCCGGTCGACATCAAGATGCGGATCGAGTCCGTGGCCTGAACGACGGGTCTCCGACGTGCCGGTGGTTTGGACGCCTCCGCCTCGACGGGGTGCCCGTCAGGCGGGCCCGGGCCGAACTCGCCGCCGCGCCTGCGGCCGTTGCGGCGCGGCGGCTGTCGCCGGGTCGGACGTGCCCCGTACACGCCTCCCCGGTGGTTCGGCGGTGGGCGGAGCCGACTCGGGTGGCAGTGAGCCGACGGCCGACGAGATGGACGGCCCGGCGGCGGGTCGGCAGCAGCCGCACCGACCCGCTGGGTGGGCGGTGGGGCGGCGACGGCCGAACCGAGCCGTCCGGGCGTGTGCCCCGGCGCGCCCCTCAGCGCACCGCGGCCGTCAACGCCTCCCGCGCGAGCCCCAGTTCCCGGGCGAGCGCTTCGTCCACCCACTCCTGGGCCCGCGCCCGCGACACCGCTCCCGTGTAGGCGGTCATCTGCACCGCGAGCCCGTCGAGCAGCGCCGTCAGCCGCAGGGCGGAACCCGTGGGATCCGGGCACGCGAACTCGCCGGCCGCCACTCCCTCCGCGATCACCTCGGTAATCGCGGCCTTCCACTGCTTGTCGAGATCACGCGTGACCTCCTGAAGCGCGGGCTCGCGCAGGGCGGCCGCCCAGCCCTCGATCCACAGTCGCCAGCCCTTGGCCTGGCCGGTCGGCGCGTACCAGCGCACGGCGGCGCGCAGCCTGCGCAGCGCCGACGTACGACGGCCGAGCAGCTTGCGCAGATGGGCGAGGTCGTCCTCGGCCGCGTAGGTGAACGCGGCGGCGACCAGCTTCTCCTTGGTGGAGAAGTGGTACAGCACCAACGCGTTGCTCACCCCGAGCACCGAGGCCACGTCGGCGATCCGCACCGCCGCCACGCCCCGCGCCTCGATCTGCTCGATGGCGGCGCGCAGCAACTCCTCGCGCCGTTCCGCCACGCTCAACCGCACCCTCGCCACGCGGTAACCCTAATGCTCGGCGGGGTCAGTCGACGAACTGGTAGTCAAACCGGATGCGGCCGTCCTCGTCGAGGACCAGGAACTCCCGGCCACCGCCGGTGGCCCGTCCCTCCCCGGTGTGGAAGGACTCCCAGCGGAACGTGAGGACGTCCCGCAGCTGTTGGGCGGGTTCCTGGATCCGGAAGACGTAGGTCCCCGGGGCGACGAATTCGTCGTGGGCGCGGGTCACGCGCGTGTGCAGTTCGTCGTGGCCACGGGCCTCCAGGACGGCGGTGGTGAAGCCGAGGCCCACCGCGGTGTCCCGCATCTGCTGGGGTGGCCGGAGGACGTGCAGACCGTCCTGAGCCCAGAGTTCGTCCACGGTCTTGCGGCGGATCTCGGGATCGGGCTCGTTCCAGACGCCGATGTAGCGCTCGATCAGGTCCTGCGGGTCGATGCTGGGCATGGATACTCCCGTTACGAGTCGGTCTTCGTGTGGGGAGGGGCGGTCACTCGCGCTCGCGCGCCCTCGCTCCACCGACTCTGCTGTCACCGGCCCCGCGCCTCAATTCCCCAGGGGGAATGACGGCAGGGCCCCCGTCAGCGGTACCAGCCGAACCGCTCCGCGATCACCGGCAGCCGGTCGGCGACGATGGCGTGCGCCGCGGCCCGCGGTGTCGTCCCGTCGGCCTCCGCGCGGGCCAGCATCCGGCCGATGAGGTCGCGCATGGAACGCCGGGTGTACGCGAACGCCTCGTCCGCGTCCGCGCCGATGTCGCCGAAGAGCGTCCACCACCACCAGGCGTTCGTCCCGGAGTTGACCACGACGTCCGGCAGCACGACGACCCCGCGCGCGGCGAGCAGCTCCTCCGCCTCGGGCAGTACGGGCATGTTGGCCGCCTCGACGATCCAGCGGGCGCCGATCTGCCGCTGGTTCTCGGTGTCGATGGCGTACGAGACCGCCGCGGGAACGAGTACCTCCGCGTCCATGGACAGCCAGGCGTCGCCGGGGAGTTCCTGGTCGGCCGGGCGCAGCGCGCCACGGTCGACCGTCCCGTAGGCGTCCCGCGCCGCGAGCAGCGCGTCGATGTCCAGCCCGTGCGGGTTCGCGATCGTGCCCTTGACGTCCGCGACGGCGACGATGTCGAGGCCCGCGCGGGAGAGGAAGCGGGCCGTGGCTCCGCCCATGGTGCCCAGGCCCTGCACGGCCACACGCGTCCCCGCGTGTGTCACCCCGGCCCGGTCCAGGGCCGCGAGCACCGACTCGGCGACACCGCAGCCGCCGACCAGTTCGTCGAGCCCGATCCCGTCCACATCGACCGCGAAGGCGTCCGCGAGCCGCCGACGGGCCGCCGTCTCGTCGTCGAGCAGCGGGTACACGGCCTGGATGGACGAGACGAGCCCC
This portion of the Streptomyces mirabilis genome encodes:
- a CDS encoding SGNH/GDSL hydrolase family protein yields the protein MIGSYVAVGDSFTEGVGDPGPDGAFVGWADRFAVLLADRRPEGSFTYTNLAVRGKLLDQIVEDQLRDAKELAPDLVSFCAGGNDIIRPGTDPDEVAERFERAVADLTSAVGTVMVTTGFDTRTVPVLKHLRGKIATYNGHVRAIADRYGCPVLDLWSLKTIQDRRAWDGDRLHLSPEGHTRVALRAGQVLGLEVPADPDQPWPPLPPRGTLEVRRDDIHWAREYLVPWIGRRLRGESSGDHVAAKGSLSPVDIKMRIESVA
- a CDS encoding TetR/AcrR family transcriptional regulator: MAERREELLRAAIEQIEARGVAAVRIADVASVLGVSNALVLYHFSTKEKLVAAAFTYAAEDDLAHLRKLLGRRTSALRRLRAAVRWYAPTGQAKGWRLWIEGWAAALREPALQEVTRDLDKQWKAAITEVIAEGVAAGEFACPDPTGSALRLTALLDGLAVQMTAYTGAVSRARAQEWVDEALARELGLAREALTAAVR
- a CDS encoding Glu/Leu/Phe/Val dehydrogenase dimerization domain-containing protein, which encodes MTTPPTAPSAAPLTPPSTAPLITLTWTDHVTGRPGYLVVDRLVRGVSSGGLRMRAGCTLDEVAGLARGMTMKEALHYNPEGRYIPLGGAKGGIDCDPQDPAAYGLLVRYLRAMRPYIESFWTTGEDLGLTQDLVDRAAEEAGLVSSIQAVYPLLDDETAARRRLADAFAVDVDGIGLDELVGGCGVAESVLAALDRAGVTHAGTRVAVQGLGTMGGATARFLSRAGLDIVAVADVKGTIANPHGLDIDALLAARDAYGTVDRGALRPADQELPGDAWLSMDAEVLVPAAVSYAIDTENQRQIGARWIVEAANMPVLPEAEELLAARGVVVLPDVVVNSGTNAWWWWTLFGDIGADADEAFAYTRRSMRDLIGRMLARAEADGTTPRAAAHAIVADRLPVIAERFGWYR